One region of Candidatus Afararchaeum irisae genomic DNA includes:
- a CDS encoding cupin domain-containing protein yields the protein MSVEITDMSELPDERSSRVRVFGSEVYPKTVRIKLSEGEELPPHRHEGYKVVIHVVSGRLAAKIGDESYILEEDDMATFEGGKAVSLEAERESSLLVILCKT from the coding sequence ATGTCTGTAGAGATAACCGACATGTCGGAGCTGCCCGACGAGAGAAGTTCACGCGTACGCGTATTCGGCTCCGAAGTCTATCCTAAGACAGTCCGGATTAAGCTCTCAGAGGGCGAGGAGCTTCCCCCACACAGACACGAAGGTTACAAGGTCGTCATACATGTCGTCTCGGGTAGACTGGCGGCGAAGATTGGAGATGAGAGTTACATACTCGAAGAGGACGACATGGCGACCTTCGAAGGAGGGAAAGCCGTCTCGCTCGAAGCAGAGAGAGAGTCGTCCCTACTCGTGATCCTGTGTAAAACGTAG
- a CDS encoding helix-turn-helix domain-containing protein — translation MPRSRIRIHVPGDGGVKHVSKSYPDSTFKVVSVLPRDSNGKGLIEIESDDVESILSELSERDDVDEETLHVTDSEAVVEFEVPEPKLMVAARRTGVPLETPFEIRDGEAVWTVRADHSSLSDLGSFLDQNGIEYDLEYMKEIETERRLTERQREVLEVAVDEGYYDVPREATLTEVSEVVGISKSSCSEILQRAESRIVPEFVE, via the coding sequence ATGCCACGTTCGAGGATCAGGATACACGTTCCCGGCGACGGAGGTGTGAAACACGTCTCGAAGTCGTACCCCGACTCGACCTTCAAGGTCGTCTCAGTCCTTCCGAGGGACTCGAACGGAAAGGGACTCATAGAGATAGAGTCCGACGACGTCGAGAGCATACTCTCCGAACTCAGCGAGAGAGACGACGTAGACGAGGAGACTCTTCACGTCACCGACTCGGAGGCTGTCGTCGAGTTTGAGGTTCCCGAGCCCAAACTCATGGTCGCGGCTCGGAGAACCGGAGTACCCCTCGAAACACCTTTCGAGATACGTGACGGTGAGGCAGTCTGGACAGTCCGAGCCGACCACTCGAGTCTGTCCGACCTCGGCTCTTTTCTCGACCAAAACGGGATAGAGTACGACCTTGAGTACATGAAGGAGATAGAGACCGAGCGACGACTGACAGAGAGACAGAGAGAAGTCCTTGAGGTCGCAGTCGACGAGGGGTACTACGACGTCCCACGTGAGGCGACTCTCACCGAGGTCAGCGAAGTCGTGGGAATATCGAAGTCGTCGTGTAGCGAGATACTCCAGAGGGCAGAATCGAGAATAGTCCCCGAGTTCGTCGAGTAG